Proteins encoded by one window of Methanothermobacter thermautotrophicus:
- the aqpM gene encoding aquaporin AqpM: MVSLTKRCIAEFIGTFFLVFFGAGSAAITLMIASGGTAPNPFNIGIGLLGGLGDWVAIGLAFGFAIAASIYALGNISGCHINPAVTIGLWSVKKFPGRDVVPYIIAQLLGAAFGSFIFLQCAGITAATIGGLGATAPFPGIGYWQAMLAEAVGTFLLMITAMGIAVDERAPKGFAGIVIGLTVAGIITTLGNISGSSLNPARTFGPYLNDMIFAGTNLWNYFPIYVIGPVVGAVLAALTYQYLTSE, translated from the coding sequence ATGGTATCCCTTACAAAGAGGTGTATCGCTGAGTTTATAGGCACATTTTTTTTGGTGTTCTTCGGTGCCGGATCAGCCGCCATAACCCTGATGATAGCATCTGGGGGCACAGCTCCAAACCCATTTAACATTGGTATAGGTCTCCTGGGTGGCCTTGGCGACTGGGTTGCCATAGGTCTCGCATTCGGTTTTGCAATAGCGGCAAGCATATACGCACTGGGAAACATTTCTGGGTGCCATATAAACCCTGCTGTGACAATAGGGCTCTGGTCTGTTAAGAAGTTTCCTGGACGGGACGTTGTACCCTATATCATTGCACAGCTCCTAGGGGCAGCCTTCGGGAGTTTCATATTCCTCCAGTGTGCGGGTATAACTGCAGCCACCATAGGTGGACTGGGGGCCACAGCACCCTTCCCGGGGATCGGCTACTGGCAGGCAATGCTTGCAGAGGCTGTTGGGACATTCCTTCTTATGATCACGGCCATGGGTATAGCCGTCGATGAGAGGGCCCCGAAGGGATTTGCTGGGATCGTAATCGGCCTCACAGTTGCAGGTATCATTACCACATTGGGTAACATAAGCGGAAGCTCACTGAACCCTGCACGTACCTTTGGCCCATACCTCAACGACATGATCTTCGCTGGCACCAACCTCTGGAACTACTTCCCGATCTACGTCATAGGACCTGTTGTGGGAGCTGTCCTTGCAGCCCTCACCTACCAGTACCTCACATCTGAATAG